One Microbacterium sp. zg-B96 genomic region harbors:
- the sufB gene encoding Fe-S cluster assembly protein SufB, translating into MSDVLIDRPELEGLGVYEFGWHDADAAGATAKRGLSEAVVRDISALKAEPEWMLKARLKGLQLFERKPMPTWGADLSDIDFDNIKYFVRSTEKQAQTWEDLPEDIKNTYERLGIPEAERARLVSGVAAQYESEVVYHQIQKELEDQGVIFMDTDTALREHPEFFTEYFGSVIPAGDNKFAALNTAVWSGGSFVYVPPGVHVEIPLQAYFRINTENMGQFERTLIIADEGSYVHYIEGCTAPIYQSDSLHSAVVEIIVKKNARVRYTTIQNWSTNVYNLVTKRAIAHEGATMEWVDGNIGSKVTMKYPSIFLVGERAKGETLSVAFAGPGQHQDAGAKMIHMAPYTQSSIISKSIARGGGRAGYRGEVRVDANAHHSANTVRCDALLVDTKSRSDTYPAIDIRVDDVQLGHEATVSKVSEEQLFYLQSRGMPEDEAMAMIVRGFIEPIARELPMEYALELNKLIEMGMEGSVG; encoded by the coding sequence ATGTCGGATGTGCTCATCGATCGTCCCGAGCTTGAAGGGCTGGGGGTGTACGAGTTCGGCTGGCACGACGCCGATGCCGCCGGTGCCACCGCCAAGCGCGGTCTCAGCGAGGCTGTCGTCCGCGACATCTCGGCTCTGAAAGCCGAGCCCGAATGGATGCTCAAGGCCCGCCTGAAGGGTCTGCAGCTGTTCGAGCGCAAGCCGATGCCGACCTGGGGCGCCGACCTCAGCGACATCGACTTCGACAACATCAAGTACTTCGTGCGCTCCACCGAGAAGCAGGCGCAGACCTGGGAAGACCTCCCGGAGGACATCAAGAACACGTACGAGCGTCTCGGCATCCCCGAGGCGGAGCGTGCGCGCCTGGTCTCCGGCGTCGCCGCGCAGTACGAGTCCGAGGTCGTCTACCACCAGATCCAGAAGGAACTGGAGGACCAGGGTGTCATCTTCATGGACACCGACACGGCCCTGCGCGAGCACCCCGAATTCTTCACCGAGTACTTCGGCAGCGTGATCCCGGCCGGCGACAACAAGTTCGCCGCACTGAACACCGCCGTGTGGTCGGGCGGCTCGTTCGTCTACGTCCCCCCGGGCGTGCACGTCGAGATCCCGCTGCAGGCCTACTTCCGCATCAACACGGAGAACATGGGCCAGTTCGAGCGGACGCTCATCATCGCCGACGAAGGCTCCTACGTTCACTACATCGAGGGCTGCACCGCCCCGATCTACCAGTCCGACTCGCTGCACTCCGCGGTCGTGGAGATCATCGTGAAGAAGAACGCTCGCGTTCGGTACACGACGATCCAGAACTGGTCGACCAACGTGTACAACCTCGTCACCAAGCGGGCCATCGCCCACGAAGGCGCGACGATGGAGTGGGTCGACGGTAACATCGGCTCCAAGGTCACCATGAAGTACCCCTCGATCTTCCTCGTCGGAGAGCGCGCGAAGGGGGAGACCCTCTCGGTCGCCTTCGCCGGTCCCGGCCAGCACCAGGATGCCGGCGCGAAGATGATCCACATGGCGCCGTACACGCAGTCGTCGATCATCTCCAAGTCCATCGCCCGCGGCGGCGGCCGTGCCGGCTACCGCGGCGAGGTGCGGGTGGATGCCAATGCGCACCACTCCGCCAACACGGTGCGCTGCGATGCGCTGCTGGTGGACACCAAGTCGCGTTCGGACACCTACCCCGCCATCGACATCCGTGTCGACGACGTGCAGCTGGGTCACGAGGCGACCGTGTCGAAGGTGAGCGAAGAGCAGCTGTTCTACCTGCAGTCGCGCGGCATGCCGGAGGACGAGGCCATGGCCATGATCGTCCGCGGCTTCATCGAGCCCATCGCCCGTGAACTGCCCATGGAGTACGCCCTCGAGCTGAACAAGCTCATCGAGATGGGCATGGAAGGATCCGTCGGCTGA
- a CDS encoding iron ABC transporter permease, whose product MTDLRTPAPLPETAALRRPVAVRLAWVGAGAVVLALAVVASVAFGVRDVSLAEIIQAFGGDTDGIAQAAVVARLPRTVLAILVGAALAMSGATMQAVTRNPLADPGILGVSGGASLAVVVGIAFFGLSAPYSVMAVAIAGAAGAAVFVYSVGSLGRGGATPLKLTLAGAATSAAFMSLVSAVLLPRVDVLETFRFWQIGGVGGATWDRIGALLPVLAIGALICLATARGMNSLALGDDLAAGLGEHVARTRLISSAGAIVLCGAATAIAGPIGFVGLVIPHLCRLLIGTDHRWLLPFSAVAGAALLVAADVVGRVVARPSEIEVGIITALIGAPVFIWIVRRQKVREL is encoded by the coding sequence GTGACCGACCTTCGCACTCCCGCACCGCTGCCGGAGACCGCCGCTCTGCGGCGTCCGGTGGCGGTGCGGCTGGCGTGGGTCGGAGCAGGCGCCGTGGTGCTGGCATTGGCCGTCGTGGCATCCGTCGCCTTCGGCGTGCGGGATGTATCCCTCGCAGAGATCATCCAGGCCTTCGGCGGAGACACCGACGGCATCGCGCAGGCGGCGGTCGTGGCGCGACTGCCGCGCACCGTGCTGGCGATCCTGGTCGGGGCGGCGCTGGCGATGTCAGGGGCGACGATGCAGGCGGTCACCCGCAATCCGCTGGCTGACCCCGGCATCCTCGGAGTCTCCGGCGGCGCGAGCCTGGCCGTCGTGGTCGGCATCGCCTTCTTCGGTCTGTCTGCGCCGTACAGCGTCATGGCCGTCGCGATCGCCGGCGCCGCCGGTGCGGCGGTCTTCGTCTACAGCGTCGGTTCGCTCGGCCGCGGCGGTGCCACCCCGCTGAAGCTCACGCTCGCCGGTGCTGCCACCTCCGCGGCGTTCATGTCGCTGGTCAGCGCGGTGCTGCTGCCGCGGGTGGACGTGCTCGAGACGTTCCGCTTCTGGCAGATCGGCGGCGTCGGCGGCGCCACCTGGGACCGCATCGGCGCGCTGCTGCCGGTGCTCGCCATCGGCGCGCTGATCTGCCTGGCCACCGCGCGCGGTATGAACTCGCTGGCGCTGGGCGACGATCTTGCCGCCGGTCTCGGCGAGCACGTCGCGCGCACGCGGCTCATCTCCTCTGCCGGCGCCATCGTGCTGTGCGGCGCGGCGACCGCGATCGCCGGCCCCATCGGCTTCGTCGGCCTGGTGATCCCGCACCTGTGCCGGCTGCTCATCGGCACCGACCACCGCTGGCTGCTGCCGTTCTCCGCCGTCGCGGGGGCAGCGCTGCTCGTGGCCGCCGACGTCGTCGGGCGGGTCGTCGCACGCCCGTCCGAGATCGAGGTCGGCATCATCACCGCTCTCATCGGCGCCCCGGTGTTCATCTGGATCGTGCGCCGCCAGAAGGTGAGAGAACTGTGA
- the sufD gene encoding Fe-S cluster assembly protein SufD produces MTTATQAPATRAEGHIDPAAAFVPVQTRSERPTSFDPADFDVPTGREVNWKHSPIARMGAVFVDEDSAAHAVEYRFDVPAQFRVESIGPDAAARGEVFRPEDRTAAIAWKRTPDALHVRIPANEEHEGTLRIDLVGRDATAHANAHIIVEAMPNSAATVLLYHSGAAQYAQNVEIIVRDGARLNLVSVQRWDEDAVHVASHQARVDRDATLTHVVVSLGGGVVRVNPSVELAGAGSECKLYGVSFSDAGQHLESQVFMHHKGPHTTGDVLYKGALQGADARSVWIGDVLIGPDASGTNSYEANRNLVLTDGARAESIPNLEIQTGDIQGAGHASATGRFDDEQLFYLQARGIDEEEARRLVVVGFLGEIVQKTGIPSLEAELTAAILAELEAGGQA; encoded by the coding sequence ATGACGACAGCGACCCAGGCCCCCGCCACCCGCGCGGAGGGCCATATCGACCCTGCCGCGGCATTCGTTCCGGTGCAGACCCGCTCCGAGCGACCCACCTCCTTCGACCCGGCCGATTTCGACGTGCCCACCGGCCGCGAGGTCAACTGGAAGCACAGCCCGATCGCCCGTATGGGCGCCGTGTTCGTCGACGAGGACTCCGCCGCGCACGCGGTGGAGTACCGCTTCGACGTGCCGGCGCAGTTCCGCGTCGAATCGATCGGACCCGACGCGGCCGCACGGGGTGAGGTCTTCCGTCCCGAGGACCGCACCGCGGCGATCGCCTGGAAGCGCACGCCCGACGCGCTGCACGTGCGCATCCCGGCGAACGAGGAGCACGAAGGCACGCTGCGCATCGACCTGGTCGGTCGCGACGCGACGGCTCACGCCAACGCGCACATCATCGTCGAGGCCATGCCAAATTCGGCCGCGACCGTGCTGCTGTACCACTCCGGTGCCGCCCAGTACGCCCAGAACGTCGAGATCATCGTCCGCGACGGCGCCCGGTTGAACCTGGTGTCGGTGCAGCGCTGGGACGAGGATGCTGTGCACGTGGCATCCCACCAGGCGCGCGTGGACCGAGACGCCACCCTCACCCACGTCGTGGTCAGCCTCGGCGGCGGTGTCGTGCGCGTGAACCCCTCCGTGGAGCTGGCCGGCGCCGGCTCCGAGTGCAAGCTGTACGGTGTGTCGTTCTCCGACGCCGGCCAGCACCTGGAGAGCCAGGTGTTCATGCACCACAAGGGCCCGCACACCACCGGCGACGTGCTCTACAAGGGCGCGCTGCAGGGTGCGGATGCTCGCAGCGTCTGGATCGGTGACGTGCTCATCGGACCGGATGCCAGCGGCACCAACTCCTACGAGGCCAACCGCAACCTCGTGCTCACCGACGGCGCCCGCGCCGAGTCGATCCCGAACCTGGAGATCCAGACCGGTGACATCCAGGGCGCAGGTCACGCCAGCGCCACCGGACGTTTCGACGACGAGCAGCTGTTCTACCTGCAGGCTCGCGGCATCGATGAGGAAGAAGCGCGGCGCCTGGTCGTCGTCGGCTTCCTCGGCGAAATCGTGCAGAAGACCGGCATCCCTTCCCTGGAAGCCGAGCTCACCGCCGCGATTCTCGCCGAGCTCGAAGCAGGCGGGCAGGCATGA
- a CDS encoding aminotransferase class I/II-fold pyridoxal phosphate-dependent enzyme, protein MQAPPLQAPPLELLRQRSSTKWRTYPDDVLPLFVAELDFALAPAITDVLTQAVARGDTGYTPPDPGIRTAFSAYARRHWDWEVTPERVRSTADVMMGVVELLRATITPGDRVVITPPVYPPFADCILEAGGVVERVPLVDTGDGWELDLLGVEAAFAGGARAMLLCNPHNPTGTVHSRETLAALADIAAGFGATVISDEIHAPLTHPGARFTPYLASSPVAARTGYAVTSASKTYNLAGLKCAVMVTAAAETNAVVQAMPAEVEWRTGLFGALANVAAFAPESDEWLLSLRAALDENRRLLAGLLAEHVPGARYRIPDAGFLAWVDLSALGWGDNPAAKILREARVALHYGPAFGAEGAGYVRINFGCSPEVLREAVERVGALVRA, encoded by the coding sequence CTGCAGGCACCGCCGCTGCAGGCACCGCCGCTCGAGCTGCTGCGCCAGCGCAGCAGCACGAAGTGGCGCACGTACCCCGACGATGTGCTGCCGCTGTTCGTGGCGGAACTGGACTTCGCGCTCGCCCCGGCGATCACCGACGTGCTGACGCAGGCGGTCGCCCGCGGCGACACCGGCTACACCCCGCCCGACCCCGGCATCCGCACCGCCTTCAGCGCGTACGCACGTCGGCACTGGGACTGGGAGGTCACGCCGGAGCGGGTGCGCTCCACCGCCGACGTCATGATGGGCGTCGTGGAACTGCTGCGCGCGACGATCACGCCCGGCGACCGCGTCGTGATCACCCCGCCGGTGTACCCGCCGTTCGCCGACTGCATCCTCGAGGCGGGCGGCGTGGTGGAGCGCGTGCCGCTCGTGGACACCGGTGACGGCTGGGAGCTGGACCTGCTGGGGGTGGAGGCAGCGTTCGCCGGGGGAGCCAGGGCGATGCTGCTGTGCAACCCGCACAACCCCACCGGCACCGTGCATTCGCGCGAGACGCTCGCGGCCCTCGCTGACATCGCCGCCGGATTCGGAGCCACCGTCATCAGCGACGAGATCCACGCGCCGCTGACGCACCCCGGCGCCCGGTTCACGCCCTATCTCGCGTCGTCGCCGGTGGCGGCGCGCACCGGATACGCCGTGACCAGTGCCAGCAAGACCTACAACCTCGCCGGGCTGAAGTGCGCCGTCATGGTGACCGCGGCGGCGGAGACGAACGCCGTCGTCCAGGCCATGCCGGCCGAGGTGGAGTGGCGCACCGGCCTGTTCGGTGCCCTCGCCAACGTGGCTGCGTTCGCGCCCGAGAGCGATGAGTGGCTGCTGAGCCTGCGCGCCGCGCTCGACGAGAACCGCCGGCTGCTGGCTGGCCTGCTCGCCGAGCACGTGCCCGGTGCGCGCTACCGCATCCCCGACGCCGGCTTCCTCGCCTGGGTCGACCTCAGCGCGCTGGGCTGGGGCGACAACCCGGCGGCGAAGATCCTGCGGGAGGCTCGGGTCGCGCTGCACTACGGGCCCGCCTTCGGGGCGGAGGGTGCCGGGTACGTGCGGATCAACTTCGGGTGCTCGCCCGAGGTGCTGCGCGAGGCCGTCGAGCGCGTCGGCGCGCTCGTCCGAGCGTGA
- a CDS encoding metal-sulfur cluster assembly factor, whose protein sequence is MTATLSPEKYDEVTEALKDVMDPELGINVVDLGLIYDLAWDDENDALIIHMTLTSAGCPLTDVLEEQTAQSLDQVVDRFRINWVWMPPWGPERITDDGRDMMRALGFAI, encoded by the coding sequence ATGACCGCCACCCTCTCTCCAGAGAAGTACGACGAGGTCACCGAGGCGCTCAAAGACGTCATGGACCCCGAACTCGGGATCAACGTCGTCGACCTCGGTCTGATCTACGACCTGGCGTGGGACGACGAGAACGACGCCCTGATCATCCATATGACGCTGACGTCGGCGGGGTGCCCGCTGACGGATGTGCTCGAGGAGCAGACAGCGCAGTCGCTGGACCAGGTCGTCGACCGCTTCCGCATCAATTGGGTGTGGATGCCGCCGTGGGGCCCAGAACGCATCACCGACGACGGTCGGGACATGATGCGAGCCCTCGGCTTCGCCATCTGA
- a CDS encoding iron chelate uptake ABC transporter family permease subunit, translating to MTAQLIRAGRKSRLRRRASVTCLLIALIAVVYALSLMIGQTFYSPGEVLAVIFGQTVPGASFTVGELRLPRATLGLFAGFALGLAGATFQTMLRNPLASPDIIGITSGASAAAVIGIIVLALDDSAVSLLALGGALLAAAVIYLLSNRGGFAGTRLILIGIGIAAMLDSVVTYVLSRAAAWDLQTAMQWLSGSLNGATWSTVLPVLAACVLIVPIMLSQGRNLGALRLGDDTAAALGVHINGTRVLLIVGAVTLLAFATAAAGPIAFVAFMAGPIAARVVGSGGSLLLPAGLVGALLVLVADLIGQFAVGNRYPVGVITGILGAPYLIYLLVRTNRSGGSL from the coding sequence GTGACCGCGCAGCTGATCCGCGCCGGCAGGAAGTCGCGGCTGCGTCGGCGGGCATCGGTGACCTGCCTCCTCATCGCGCTGATCGCGGTGGTCTACGCGCTGAGCCTCATGATCGGGCAGACCTTCTACTCCCCCGGCGAAGTGCTCGCTGTCATCTTCGGGCAGACCGTGCCCGGCGCGTCGTTCACCGTCGGTGAGCTGCGCCTTCCCCGTGCGACGCTCGGACTGTTCGCCGGCTTCGCCCTGGGGCTGGCCGGCGCGACCTTCCAGACGATGCTGCGCAACCCGCTCGCCTCCCCCGACATCATCGGCATCACCTCCGGCGCGAGCGCTGCCGCGGTGATCGGCATCATCGTGCTGGCGCTGGACGACAGCGCCGTCTCGCTGCTCGCCCTCGGCGGCGCGCTGCTGGCCGCGGCGGTGATCTACCTGCTGTCCAACCGGGGCGGGTTCGCTGGCACGCGGTTGATCCTGATCGGCATCGGCATCGCGGCGATGCTCGACAGCGTCGTGACGTACGTCCTCTCGCGTGCTGCGGCCTGGGACCTGCAGACGGCGATGCAGTGGCTCTCGGGCAGCCTCAACGGCGCAACGTGGTCCACCGTGCTGCCGGTGCTCGCAGCGTGCGTTCTCATCGTGCCGATCATGCTCAGCCAGGGGCGCAATCTCGGGGCGCTGCGACTCGGCGACGACACGGCCGCCGCGCTGGGCGTGCACATCAACGGCACGCGGGTGCTGCTGATCGTCGGCGCGGTGACTCTGCTGGCCTTTGCGACCGCCGCCGCCGGCCCCATCGCATTCGTCGCGTTCATGGCGGGACCCATCGCGGCCCGCGTCGTCGGCTCCGGCGGGTCGTTGCTGCTGCCGGCCGGGCTGGTGGGCGCGCTGCTCGTACTCGTGGCCGACCTGATCGGTCAGTTCGCGGTCGGCAACCGGTACCCGGTCGGCGTCATCACCGGCATCCTCGGTGCGCCCTACCTCATCTACCTTCTCGTCAGGACCAACCGCTCGGGAGGCTCGCTATGA
- a CDS encoding ABC transporter ATP-binding protein — MSTAHTLTAEALTLAYGDRTVIDGLDLEIPPGRITAIVGANGCGKSTLLRALARLISPTSGQVLLDGKALRGQPTKEIARTLGLLPQSPIAPEGIAVSDLVGRGRHPHQKLMARWSEHDYAVVAQALSDTGTTDLADRPVDELSGGQRQRVWIAMALAQETDVLLLDEPTTFLDVAHQVEVLDLLTDLNRNRGTTIVMVLHDINLAARYADHVFALRSGRVVACGAPSEVITDDLIRDVFDLDCVVVPDPVSGSPIVLPRGRHHVLPAPDPAVPEPTAPGDPDGSR; from the coding sequence ATGAGCACCGCCCACACCCTCACCGCCGAGGCGCTCACCCTCGCATACGGTGATCGCACCGTGATCGACGGTCTCGACCTGGAGATCCCGCCCGGCCGCATCACCGCGATCGTCGGGGCCAACGGCTGCGGCAAGTCGACCCTGCTGCGCGCGCTGGCCCGGCTCATCTCGCCCACGTCCGGTCAGGTGCTCCTGGACGGCAAGGCGCTGCGCGGGCAACCGACGAAGGAGATCGCCCGCACGCTGGGGCTCCTTCCGCAGAGCCCCATCGCGCCGGAGGGCATCGCCGTGTCGGACCTCGTCGGCCGGGGGCGGCATCCGCATCAGAAGCTGATGGCGCGGTGGAGCGAACACGACTACGCCGTCGTCGCGCAGGCGCTGAGCGACACCGGCACCACGGACCTGGCAGACCGTCCCGTGGACGAGCTGTCGGGTGGGCAGCGGCAGCGGGTGTGGATCGCGATGGCGCTGGCGCAGGAGACCGACGTGCTGCTGCTGGACGAGCCGACGACGTTCCTCGACGTGGCGCACCAGGTCGAGGTGCTGGACCTGCTGACCGACCTCAACCGCAACCGCGGCACGACGATCGTCATGGTGCTGCACGACATTAACCTCGCCGCCCGCTACGCCGATCACGTGTTCGCGCTGCGCTCCGGGCGCGTCGTAGCCTGCGGTGCGCCGTCGGAGGTCATCACCGACGACCTCATCCGCGACGTGTTCGATCTGGATTGCGTCGTGGTCCCCGACCCTGTTTCGGGATCCCCGATCGTGCTGCCTCGCGGTCGCCATCACGTCCTGCCCGCGCCCGACCCGGCAGTGCCCGAACCGACCGCACCTGGAGATCCCGATGGCAGCCGCTGA
- the sufC gene encoding Fe-S cluster assembly ATPase SufC has protein sequence MSVLEIRDLHVTVETDEGTTPILNGVTLTISTGETHAIMGPNGSGKSTLAYTIAGHPKYTVTSGSITFDGDDVLAMTVDERARAGLFLAMQYPVEIPGVTVTNFLRTAKTAIDGEAPAIRTWTKDVKGAMKNLRMDPKFAQRNVNEGFSGGEKKRHEILQLELLRPKLAVLDETDSGLDVDALKIVSEGVNRAKENTGLGVLLITHYTRILRYIRPDFVHVMVAGRIAEEGGPELADRLESEGYDRYLEPVTDVDA, from the coding sequence ATGTCTGTCCTCGAGATCCGCGACCTGCACGTGACGGTCGAGACCGATGAGGGAACGACCCCCATCCTCAACGGCGTGACCCTCACGATCAGCACCGGTGAGACGCACGCCATCATGGGCCCCAACGGCTCGGGCAAGTCCACCCTCGCCTACACGATCGCCGGCCACCCCAAGTACACCGTCACGAGCGGTTCCATCACGTTCGACGGTGACGACGTGCTGGCGATGACCGTCGACGAGCGCGCCCGCGCCGGCCTGTTCCTGGCGATGCAGTACCCGGTGGAAATCCCCGGCGTCACGGTGACGAACTTCCTCCGTACCGCCAAGACCGCCATCGATGGCGAAGCGCCCGCGATCCGCACCTGGACCAAGGACGTCAAGGGCGCGATGAAGAACCTGCGCATGGACCCCAAGTTCGCGCAGCGCAACGTCAACGAGGGCTTCTCCGGCGGCGAGAAGAAGCGCCATGAGATCCTGCAGCTGGAGCTGCTGCGTCCCAAGCTCGCGGTGCTCGACGAGACCGACTCCGGTCTGGACGTCGACGCGCTGAAGATCGTCTCCGAAGGCGTCAACCGCGCCAAGGAGAACACCGGTCTGGGCGTGCTGCTGATCACGCACTACACCCGCATCCTCCGCTACATCCGTCCCGACTTCGTGCACGTCATGGTCGCGGGACGGATCGCCGAGGAGGGCGGCCCCGAGCTGGCCGACCGTCTCGAGAGCGAGGGGTACGACCGTTACCTCGAGCCCGTGACCGACGTGGATGCGTAG
- a CDS encoding MFS transporter, producing the protein MSGQRTAGIWAPQYVWVTVGAVAMIFLAATQALAVTTVMPVVSADLDGEALYAVAFSATLATSVIGMVVVGAWCDRSSPVAPLTSAVVLFAAGLIVAGFAPTMEVLVAGRLLQGLGTGGQTVALYVVVARIFPAQLHGRVFAAFSAAWVVPSLVGPVLAGAVAEFLHWRWVFLGVAALTVVAFLLVWLRLRGTDLTTAHPDRSPIAARLVWASLVAAGALALSLAGEAGAWMPLVVAASVLLVLVTTRPLLPRRTLTSGRGLPSVVLMRALIAGSLFGAEIYVPKLLIDDYGFSPVWAGLGLTAAALLWALGAAVQGRWGDLLGNARITVLGTVLLFAAIAIAGVTALWHLEPVVLVVGWSLAGAGMGLMYPRLTVLTLAYSTPQNQGFNSSALSISDSIGSAVVIATMGIVFTALVGTGVAYPVVFGIGAAVALLALIPGLRLGHAHEPARE; encoded by the coding sequence GTGAGCGGTCAGCGCACCGCGGGGATCTGGGCGCCGCAGTACGTCTGGGTGACCGTCGGCGCGGTCGCGATGATCTTCCTCGCCGCGACGCAGGCCCTGGCCGTGACGACCGTGATGCCGGTGGTCAGCGCCGACCTCGACGGCGAAGCGCTGTACGCCGTCGCGTTCTCGGCGACGCTCGCGACCAGCGTGATCGGCATGGTCGTCGTGGGTGCCTGGTGCGACCGGTCCAGTCCGGTCGCGCCGCTGACCAGCGCGGTGGTGCTGTTCGCGGCGGGGCTGATCGTCGCGGGCTTCGCCCCCACGATGGAGGTGCTCGTCGCCGGCCGACTGCTGCAGGGGCTCGGCACCGGGGGCCAGACCGTGGCGCTGTACGTCGTGGTTGCGCGCATCTTTCCCGCGCAGCTGCACGGTCGCGTGTTCGCGGCGTTCTCCGCCGCCTGGGTGGTGCCGTCGCTGGTCGGTCCGGTGCTGGCCGGTGCGGTGGCGGAATTCCTGCACTGGCGCTGGGTGTTCCTGGGCGTCGCGGCGCTCACCGTCGTGGCGTTCCTGCTGGTGTGGTTGCGGCTGCGCGGCACCGACCTGACCACGGCGCACCCGGACCGATCGCCGATCGCCGCCCGCCTGGTGTGGGCATCGCTCGTCGCCGCCGGTGCACTGGCCCTCAGCCTGGCGGGCGAAGCCGGTGCGTGGATGCCACTGGTGGTGGCGGCATCCGTCCTGCTGGTGCTCGTGACCACGCGGCCGCTGCTGCCGCGGCGCACGCTCACCAGCGGCCGGGGTCTGCCCAGCGTCGTGCTCATGCGCGCGCTGATCGCCGGCTCGCTGTTCGGTGCCGAGATCTACGTGCCGAAGCTGCTGATCGACGACTACGGATTCTCGCCGGTGTGGGCGGGGCTCGGGCTGACCGCCGCCGCGCTGCTGTGGGCGCTCGGCGCCGCGGTGCAGGGCCGCTGGGGCGACCTGCTCGGCAACGCCCGCATCACCGTGCTCGGCACGGTGCTGCTGTTCGCGGCGATCGCGATCGCCGGTGTGACGGCGCTGTGGCACCTCGAACCGGTCGTGCTCGTCGTGGGCTGGTCGCTGGCCGGCGCCGGCATGGGGCTGATGTACCCGCGCCTGACCGTGCTGACGCTGGCGTACTCGACGCCGCAGAACCAGGGGTTCAACTCGTCGGCGCTGTCGATCTCGGACTCGATCGGGTCGGCCGTCGTGATCGCGACCATGGGGATCGTGTTCACCGCCCTGGTCGGCACCGGCGTCGCGTACCCGGTGGTCTTCGGGATCGGTGCCGCGGTGGCGCTGCTGGCGCTGATCCCCGGTCTCCGGCTCGGGCACGCCCACGAGCCCGCCCGCGAGTGA
- a CDS encoding siderophore-interacting protein, which produces MAAADTSRFFRARVSAITDLTPSFRRFTFAGDDLAEYGDPGFDQRVKIVFPTLTVGLDAMPTGENWYLQWRDLPEDARPPFRTYTTRAVRADAHEVDIDMVAHDVQGPASAWIERAVVGDEVLIFAPTVAHTGVSFGIDFVPPARTDHMLLAGDETAAPALAVILEQLPEEACGVVVLEVPDPADAAYLPHHAGFEYVISARSDDRHAHLLPSVADAAARLAPAGRGAAVEEIDVDNEILWEVPRTAKGGAALKSAPLYAWLAGESGAIKTLRRQLVSEQGVDRRAVAFMGYWRLGKAEN; this is translated from the coding sequence ATGGCAGCCGCTGACACGTCCCGCTTCTTCCGCGCGCGGGTGAGCGCGATCACCGACCTGACCCCCAGCTTCCGCCGGTTCACGTTCGCCGGCGACGACCTCGCCGAGTACGGCGACCCCGGATTCGACCAGCGCGTGAAGATCGTGTTCCCGACGCTGACGGTGGGGCTGGATGCCATGCCGACCGGCGAGAACTGGTACCTGCAGTGGCGGGACCTGCCCGAAGACGCCCGGCCGCCGTTTCGCACCTACACGACCCGCGCCGTGCGCGCCGACGCGCACGAGGTCGACATCGACATGGTGGCCCACGACGTGCAGGGACCGGCATCGGCGTGGATCGAGCGCGCGGTCGTCGGCGACGAGGTGCTGATCTTCGCGCCCACCGTCGCGCACACCGGTGTGAGCTTCGGGATCGACTTCGTCCCGCCCGCACGCACTGACCACATGCTGCTGGCCGGCGACGAGACCGCCGCGCCCGCGCTCGCCGTGATCCTGGAGCAGCTGCCCGAAGAGGCGTGCGGAGTCGTGGTGCTGGAAGTCCCCGACCCCGCCGACGCGGCGTACCTGCCGCATCACGCCGGGTTCGAGTACGTCATCAGTGCGCGCAGCGACGACCGCCACGCGCACCTGCTGCCGTCTGTGGCCGATGCCGCCGCGCGCCTGGCACCGGCCGGTCGCGGAGCCGCGGTCGAGGAGATCGACGTGGACAACGAGATCCTCTGGGAGGTCCCCCGCACCGCGAAGGGCGGCGCCGCGCTCAAGAGCGCCCCACTGTACGCGTGGCTGGCCGGCGAGTCGGGGGCGATCAAGACGCTGCGGCGTCAGCTCGTTTCTGAGCAGGGCGTCGACCGCCGCGCGGTCGCGTTCATGGGCTACTGGCGCCTGGGCAAAGCGGAGAACTGA
- a CDS encoding non-heme iron oxygenase ferredoxin subunit → MSATRICALSELEQDAARRFEVEGVPIAVVLDSNGEVHAIGDTCTHGDISLSEGFVEGETLECWAHGSAFSLRTGKPLNLPAYEPVPVYVVQIDGDDVLIDPNLKKEV, encoded by the coding sequence ATGAGCGCGACCCGTATCTGCGCGCTGAGCGAGCTGGAGCAGGACGCTGCCCGCCGTTTCGAGGTGGAGGGCGTGCCGATCGCGGTCGTGCTCGACTCGAACGGTGAAGTGCACGCGATCGGCGACACCTGCACGCACGGCGACATCTCGCTGTCAGAGGGGTTCGTGGAGGGTGAGACCCTCGAATGCTGGGCTCACGGCTCGGCGTTTTCGCTCCGCACCGGCAAGCCCCTCAATCTCCCCGCGTACGAGCCCGTCCCCGTTTACGTCGTCCAGATCGACGGCGACGATGTGCTCATCGACCCGAACCTGAAGAAGGAAGTCTGA